The nucleotide window GTGTCCCACCAATATAACGCAATTCGTGTCGAGAACATTAACATCCCAAATTGTAGGAAAAACGTACGGCGTTATCCTAATTTATTTTAAGCTCACAAAACACCGTTACAGGATTCCATCAGGCTATCGTTTTAGTGACAGCATCAATTGGGTCGGACGCGGTGATCAGCGACGGATGGTTGTCGTAACGCGTGTCTCTGCCGTCGCCTTCTTCACACGATGCCGTTCCATGGCGCACGTAAGCGATAGAATAATACAGAGGAACGACATGCGTCGCGAGCATCTCAGAAGTCTCCGCAACTCGACAAAAGAAGCGGAGTTTCAACAAAACAAAAGAGGAAATAAAAGTTAAAAAGTAGTTCGTGCGGCCAACGGCGAGAGGACACTACGAGGGTCCGACTGCCGTCGGATGAGCGACGCGTGTGGTGCGAGCGCGGCGGTGTTCACACGAGGCGTCCAATGGCGGAGCTCCACGACGCGGGTCCGGCCGGCCCCGCGCCTCACTTTTCCAATCCCCCTCGCTTTCCTCCCGACCGCTTCCTTTAAAAGGTGTCGCGTTTCCCTGCGACCGGGACGGCCGGCCCCACGCAGGAGGACGTGGCGTATACGCGTCGAAAGAGATCGGGACGtacgtattcttgctttgtgtttccaCCCTCTTTTAGTTTTCTGCTCTTTTAGCAAAATCACAGAAACAGTTGATGTCACACTCGAATACAGATGAGGATGCCAACGTGACGCTGACAGCAGTCACCCACGTAATCCCGATCTTATTAGCACACGCGTCCATGGCGCGTAATCACTCTAAAAGATCAATACTAATCCATTACATTACAGCATCGACTTCCGCTGGTCAAGCAAAAGAAAGGTTGGCCACTTACCTCGTTCTTTATGTTGAGGTGCCTATCGGCAGAACACGTGTACAACATCTGCTGATGGCAATGGCCACGGGATCTTTGAATCCAATGATTCGGTCCACATCAAAAAGGTTGAGTTGTCGGGTCGCCATCTGTCATGTCCACAATTGGGTAGCATCGAATTTGCCATCGCAAAGTCGTAAACGCCAAGTGTTGTTCAGATGTTGGGTGGCTTCGTGATCGCCACATCGTGGTGGCGCTCGAACTTATCACTCCTTTTTGTTACTTGATGATGAAGATTTAAAGAAGCCTCCGGTCAAAAGTGGATTTGTTTCCCTTAGAATatctaataaattaatattaattttgatCGAGAATACCGTCTAAATATCTTTTTCGAATCATGCATGCCAACAACCACGTCGAGGGTGGATGACGTGGCTTAAGCTGGCGGTTTCCGAGAACGGGCTTCGGTTTTATGGGCTCATTGAGTTCATTGTATCCGTGACATTGGACTCATTGGGTTTGATTTGCCAtggttttattataaatatatatatctttacACATCGTATAATTTTACGAATACAATACGTACATTCATAgtctataaataatattaatcgGAGAGTGGCTGACGTAACGCTGCCGGATCGTTTCTCCGGGCGTTACCGGTCGCTTCTTTCTTGATGTCAAAGCCATTGTTCCCTCCGTTACCATCGAAGACCTACCGTTCTTTCCTCCTCCTCATACGCGCCGTCAAGGGACAGCGCCGCCATTCGTTCGGGATTTGAGTTCTTCGAGGTTCGATTTTCCATCCCTACCTCGCCTTTTGAATCAATCAATATATAGTGTTATGGTGCTTTTCCACGTCGCAATCCTTGGGAATTTCCGGATGATGCTTCCTTGGACTCTTTCTCGGTCGTTTCTTGTATGATCGATCATCCATACGGGCGTCCACTATAGAGTCCATTTTCTTCATTGTGATCGTGCTTTTCGTTTCATTGAGTAACCCTAGCGACTGAAAAGTAAAAGGCGAACCAATAAGTGTAGCATCATCGACTTTATGCCTCTGGGAGAGTTAGCAACATAAAAGAGCGAAAAGGTGACCAGATAAGCACCGCAACTGCAGCTCCAAGGAGCAAAGAATCCCTAAATGCTTAGGGTTTGCCCAGTGCTGACCCATTCGCCTTTTGCAAGTATGTAAATTATTGTAGGAAATAATAGAAAATTTGTTAACCGAGGCCGTTATTGACTGTATTAATCATGGGATAGGGGGTAGCAATTTGGGCTATTCAGGTTCATTCGATGTGGAGTTCGAGGTTTATACTGGAGGTTATTGCCTTTTGTTAGAGGTGCAGACCATTCACAGGACTCAAATTCCCTATGTTTGATCGATCAATCCGATGTGTTTTAAGCTCAGGAAATGTTGTATACATATGTGTCCATTGTCTTGACCCCCTATCCTTCTGCAAATTGGCAAGTTATTGTAGGAAATAATAGAAAATCTGTTCCCTATACCTGTTCTTGACTTTAATCATGGGATAAAGAGTAGCATTTGGGCTATTAAGAGGTTCATTCGGTGTGGAGTTTTTAGGTTTATACAGCAGGGTATTTTCTTTTGTTAGAGGTGCAGATCATTCACAGGACTCAAATTCTCTGTTTGATCGTACAATTCAATGTGTTTTTGTCTTGTGAAGCTATGATTTTTTGTTCCATATTCTGTTGCTGACATCCTTAATTGGTTAGTGGACACGTCCCTATTTTCCTTCTTAAGCTAATCTAAAACAATACATTTTTGCATGAACGGTTGTAAGTTTATTAAGCTAATCTTTTTTGCTACCAAAACCTCCTTCTGTTGATTGAGGTCGCGGTTATGTCATGATACATAATGAGATATTTGGCACACTTGTGAGTATTGGGCACATCTCATGCTTGCCAGTATATAGAATCTTAACTGCAACAACACTTGCACATGACATGATTCAGCATATGACATGTAAATTATAGGTCTCTATGGCTAGGACCTTACTCCTTGTTTCTAATTAAACTTTTGGGGCTTAGGCATGTATTACTTTAATTCTAAGTAATGATCATTAGTTTGTAATTAGGGGCATTTGTTGGGAACTACAGTCATCATAGGAGGATTGTGATTTAAGAATTATGTTGTTTGTGTAGTAAACTCAAcgctattgtatatatatatatatatatatatatatatatatatatatatatatatatatatatatatatgtgtgtgtgtgtgtgtgtgtgtgtgtgtgtgtgtgtgtgtttaaatTTTAGCATAATTTAGTCAGATTTGAAAAGCTCTAAGCCAGACTAGTTGATGTTGGATTCTTAGATGCCTTTGTGATGGCATCAAAGAACAAGCCTATATGATCTTGACCAAGTATAAATCTTCTAAACGCTTAACTTATTGGGAACTCAAGGTATCTTCTTTTATGCATTTCACTGTAGGATATTTTATGCTCTTTCAAACAATTCCCGTCAGCCATTTATTCCTAtagatcatgttgcatagacagaGTTCTCTTATGGAGATGAAAATGTGCTAACGACAGACTGGTTTTGCCTGTTGATGTCTTGTCATTATGCTAGGTACTCTTAGTTGGCATTCGAACTGTGGAGTCAATGGTTCTAACACATGGAAAAATACAAAAGACAACTATCTCTAAAACAAATATAGCTAGTATGCTGATATGTGACCAGAATTATGTGGATGCAGTCCGGGAAATACTGTTCAGTTCTATCATTATCTTTTAGTTATAGTGATGTTCTCTTTTTCATCTTTTGTACCTTTGATGAGCCCATCACCTCTTCAAGTAGTGTTTTGTGAACAGAATCTAGCTATGAACTCATGTATCTTAATCCTATATTTCTTGTTTCAACTTTGGTTCTAGAGGTGCTTATATCTATTAGGATTCGCTGCTAGTGACTGAGGAGTTCCCGGTTTTTTATCATGAAAACATCTGTTTAGGAGGGGGGAGGATTATGCCAATTGATGGTCATCATCTTTAAAGATTAGTATTTTCTTAGATGTTCCTTCCGTTATTGCAACCCTACTGTATGCTTTTCCTTTTCAATGGCTTGATATCTAACAAATATGAGGTGATCAAAATGGGTTGTGTGGGCTTCCAGATGAAGGGCTCCACTAATTATTAGTTCTGGAGTTCCTTAGTCTGCTAGCTAACACCATATTACTCAAAGCTCTATAACTATTGAAAGAAAGGCATCAGCATTTGGCATCATCTAATAATTATCACAACATGAAAACTATTAAATTGAAACTACATCGAATATGCAAACTTTCAAATATTACATCATAAAATATTCACATTTTGAGTAATATAACTCGAGCATTTTTGCCAATGGTTAATTTCCTTGAATTGATTGATATCAGAAATATGTGATAATGTGAGTAAGTACATAAGATGAAATATTCTTCAATTAGGCTTTGTCATTTTCGGTCACTTTTTAGGTACATTCTATCCAGGTTTTTAGGCTAATGCTTAGTAGTTCAATTCACTTTAATTTTATACTATGTCTTTATGAAATTGTGAGCCTTGGTACAATGGTTACTCTTTTGTGACTTGAGAGACGAAGATTCAAGTCACGGAAATaatctttttaaatatttaaaagtacAGTTACATACATTGATTCGTAGATCTGAAAACAATCTTTATTGACGGCAGCCTCGAGTATGCCCTTACATCCTTTTTGAAATGGCAAGTGCGTAAGATTTATTTCATGCAATATCTTTGATACTCATTTTCATGGCTAGTCGACAAAGAACAACTTATTAGTTTTGGAAATTTTTACCTTTGGTAGTTATGTGTAGTTGCTTGCCGAGATCCATGGTTCGACTTATTTGATGATATGATAAGGATAAAGCTCATTTCAGAATTAATGGAAGAGTCAAATAAACtatgttttattttattattctgCTGTGTCGAGTAGGTCGATGCTTCTTGCACGTTTAAATTCACTAGTCAAAGGCAGGACTTTGAACCGTATGGTGATGGATCCAATTTATCTCTAGCACTAGCACTTCTCTTGATATAACTTTTGACTGAcattttaaaaagttaataaacaTAGGTTCGATCGATTATTTCACCGAACTCTGAACTTAGAGAGGGGTCTTTTTTTTTCCTGATGGATATACTGGAGGTTGAAAGAGTACTGATGACTAAGCATTAATATATTTGCCTAAGAGGTGATTTTTCTGAAGGTATATTGATAAAGTGTGGCTTGTCATACATATATTTGCATAAGCTCACCCTTTTGAGTTGTCCATCATAAGTATGACATTCATCTTGGTGAACTTTTTCTTGCCATCATGCTGTAGTGTTGTCAAACAGATCCTTATTCAACTTTTGCTTGCCACACTGCAGATAATTTAGGATACTCCACATTCAGATAACTTTGAGTGCTTATAGATAAATTAAATTCCTGCTGATTTCTTTACCTTTTATATTGAGGATGAAATTTTATTCCTTGTGGTATTCATCTACAAACGTAAAGGTTGACCTTCCTCATTAATTCACTTACAGATGATGCATCGCATCTAATATTAACAGTGCATGCAGTGGGACGTCAACATTAATTTTCGGGTTCTATCTGAATCATGTCTAAGTTACAAGTAGTCATGGAatcaatgctttttttttttttttgtactgaCGAGGCCGTAGGCATTGTGGCACTGGTTGTGGTCACGTTTGCTTGCATTCTTTTCGCCGTACAAAGTGTAAATTTATTACTCTTAGAAAAGATGGTTGTTCGAGTGTGAAAGAGAACGGACATGACGACTAAACAACTCCCACCCACTCCTTTATTATAAGAATACTGGTGAATCATATCTTGTAGCATTCGATATTGATGAACGAACGGTTCAAAAAGACCGAAGCTAGCCCTCTTCTATGTAATTCTGAACACATTATGGATGGTTCTGAATACGATCACATCTCAATGATGATGTGATTGTCACATGTATATTCATCTAAATTCTAAGTCAAATATCTGCTTATGCTTAGAGCATAAGTGGTGGGTAGCTGATTTTTTTGATAAATAGATATTTAATTATTTGAGAGTGTGATGATATATCGAGCACCAGTGGTCTAGTGGTTGAATAGTACCCTGCCACGGTACAgacccgggttcgattcccggctgGTGCAATATGTGTTTTAAGATTTTGTTTTCAGATACTTTGTATATATATTACTATCGCAACATGTTTCAAGGATATCTTTCCAAGCTGTAGCAGATTCTGATGAGGGAAAGTGACACAAAGGTGTGGGGAATCATGTGTGTTACGGACGAAGAAGAGGTGTTTTTTTTGTTATCAGTGGATGCAATGATTCCACCAAGAGGGtgcatggatttgaaaattcACCATTGGAATGTAATATCCAAGTTGCCTTTGATTAATGACATATTGGATCGAATATAGTACTTCAATTGAATCCATGTGGGACAGCAATGATCATTCTATTGCATGTCTACAGTTCAATCGATGCATAAAGAAATATGAGGCAGCATCTTTCATGACATATTCTAGTGAATAAAGAACCAGTTTCATGAGGACCTGCTCATTTGTTTTTGTTGACTTGATGTAGGTGGGGCTTTCTGTGTGCATTGCAAATTCATGTGAGggaaaagaaaagatgaaaaGATTAGCCTATCACTTGAGATGCATCACAACTTCGCCTACATTGAGAGACCATCATTTGCAGCATCATGAATTAAGAGGTTAGCCAATCTCTCTCTTACTTGTTCCTGATGTATGCTTCTGATTTTAATATGTCAGCTAATCTACCGGAACCATTCCAAATATAATAACGTACGTTAACAAGTACCATCAAAAGAAAGTGCTCGAGGCCTTTACAAGTCATGGAAAACACGTAGTTTCACCTAATGATGCACTGAAACTTTTGAGGCTGGTATACATTACCGGCTGATGTAATAAATTAGTCGAGCAGATAAATTTAGTCcacatcattagaattaaaatcatTGTCATTAGCCTTCATTTGATTATCTTCATTTATATGGCATATAAATTTTTAGTGATCAAGAGAATTAGTTAATGAATCATCAATATGGATATATGTTTAGAGTATAGAAAAGGGAATAAGGTAGCTACTTAGCAATCAATCTTGATGGTCATTATGCAGAAATTTTTTTGCCCTCAATCTCTGGCTTTTCCTAATCTTCTTTTTCTGTGGCACTCTTCGTTTTGTTAAAGGATTTGATTTGCCTAAGGAATATAATTGTATCAATATCTTAGTTGGAGAAAGATCAGGTTTAAGACTTTTTTTTATCAAAGAAAGCCTTTCCTTTGTTAGCATAACTATCTTATTATTACCAGTGAACAAACAAAATTTACTTCCACTGCAATGAATATCCACAGTTAATAATCAAAATTGTTTTCATGAAACTAAGAAGGAAAATTAGGTCTCCTTTTATATATCGTTGCATCCTTTTCAAGTGTATTCAACTTCATATACAATTgggaggaagagaaaaaaaaatatataacttgCAGTTTTCATGAGTCAGCCAAgtggatataaaaaaatatatgcaaTGGGGGGGGTTAGGGTGACGCCACACTTTAATTGTCAGCCTAGCCATCATCTTCCTGGTAGCAacaacataagaagagaattataaGAATCAACAGAGTTTCATGTAGAACACTTCATGCAACACTCGCAGAAGCTTTGGAAGGTTCAGCTTTGCATATCTTGCTTGAGACAGCCTTGAAGCAGCTGCTTTCCCAAACTCAAAGTTTCTGATCTTTGATTATTGTGCAACATAATTGTATGCTATGTTAAGCTAAAAAAGGACACCGATAAGTGTTCACCAAAACCATGCATGGTAACACGGAGAAGGTTTTGCCTTCGTCCTCGTTTCGCATCGGTTTCTCTTTAACTAGTATGGCGGCCGGCGCGCATGCGCACGTGCGATCGCGTCGTGAGCAAGCTGCCCGCCGTCGGGTATTAGATTCGGCGGCAGGTTGTACATGCTCAGCAACGAGGGATCCAGTAATCCCCCGCcgcctcctgtttcctcctcctcGACCTCCTCTTCCCCCTCGAGTGGCAGCCTCTCGTAGGTGGCATTACCAAACGTCGTGGCGACTACCATGACGGGTCCCGTGGCGAGGAGCGACCCCACGACGCTGCCCCCCAACACCTGGCACTGTTCGCCGGCGAGGTAGACGGTCAGGCCGGTGGAACCCGGCAGGGCCGGACCGGGCAGGAACGTGCCAGTCAGCGACAGGATCTCGAAGCGGCCGTGCATGGTGACGACGGCGCCGGGTGCAGCTGGCTGTCGAAGGGTGACGTTGGCGACTGTACCGACGCCGCTGAGCACGCTGACGCCGCACTGCCGGCGGCGTGCGAACTGCGCGATGCACTCGGCTACGTCGGCGCCGCCCGCGACCTCCATCACGTGGCTCCGGAGCACGTTGGGGCTGTCGCGGGTGATGAAAATGGGGGGCTTTGGCTTGTTCTTCGATCCAGGGGGCCGCCCGCGAGGGCGACGGCTGCCGACCTCCACCGCTCCTTCTCTGGGGTCGTCGTCGTTGTGCCGGTCGTCTTCGTCGTCGGCTTGGGCGAAGACCTCGGGCGCCTTAGAGGGCATCCCATCACCAAGCTTCTTGGGGCCGGTGGATGCCGGTTCGGCTCCGGGAAGACCGAGGTTACCTGCCCACCAAGGGTTCGCCAGCTTCTCGGTCTAAAGCACTAGAGCTTCTGGCTTCAGGtctctctcttccttctcctACTGATGCCAGAAAAGAAACGAATAGGAAGAAGGTTCTCCTCTGGAGAAAATTGAGAGGAAAAGTCTAAGCTCGAGCAAGTCCTTTTACTTACCAAGCATATAGCATCGGAGACATATATGATTGAGGAAGCAGGAAACAAGTTTGACCTACATCGCGAAGAAGGAAGGATGCAAGAAGGACCTTAATGAACATCTACACGAAACAGAAGGAGCTCTCAGCTCCATCGCTCTTAAGCTGATCTATGCGCAGGAGAAGTCAGTAACGTGTGTCTGTacttttcctcctcttttgatttaCACGGAATGGGAGCAAGCAAATGTTGCCACTCAccaggaggagaaagagaagccTGACCTGCTCTTGGAGGGACAGAGAGATGTGTGGCCGAGGAAAACATGGAGTAGTTTAATGTTGGTGGGGAGTTTCTTTAGATGTTTGTGTTGGTGCGAGCTGGGGTGGGTGGTATGTGCCTTGGCATGGGTTGCAtcgagaagagaagagaacatggaagaggagagagagagggagagagagagagagagagagagagagagagaagaagaaacggCAGGAAAGGATGTGTTTTTTTTGTGCATATATGCTAGTGACTATATATCCACTTGATTGAAATAGCGACTTCGTCGGTCTCCAAAGCTGACTAATCTCTTATGAAACCATCTACGAATCCCTCACCGTAGATAGATCTTGCTGCAAGAACACTATTCTCTAGATTTGATAGCATCACTGGCCATATAGTCTGTAGTTGAATTAATGCTGGGAAAGATATGAGCAGCTCAAGCCCAAAGTGGAAGCAGGTTGATCCGAGTTAAGGTGTACGAAAGTTGAATTGCCGAAGTGGTATTGAAGTGTCGAAGTAGAACTCTCGATCTACCGAGGTGGAACTCTTGATGTAGTGCCTACGTAAGATTGATGTTGGATTCTTTCGTCTAGATCCCTTTGATACATAAGTGATATGATTTTATAGTACTAAAAAGAGTCctgaagaaaaagaaatatatatttatggTCAAAACCTATCGGTCataattaattagtaaaataatTAACAGAATAATACGTGGACAATTCGACATGTGCCACATCAGTATCTATATGAGTTACGGGAGTGAGTCGTTGACAGCCTAGTCAGTTTGATTTGGTTTGGCTTGGGGTTATCCAAAGTGCCTCTAAGCTCCCGAGATATCACCTATACAAAAATCTAGGTCAGAAAAGGTTTCCTAACTCGATCTCTCCGATGCATAAATTAATAGTTCGAGATATATGAGTGTGGATATGAGTGGTCAAAAAGGTGATCTCATTTTTATTGTGTTGAAAATAAGTTTTTATGTTTAGTGATAgtgaaataaaatatttcatagaataATATACGAGAAGGTAGTCTTTAATCGTCTCCAACAGCTTCCCTTTGGTCTCTTATCCATGTGAGCAACAAGGGGAGAGCAGACCATAATCGCCTATCTTATACTCATGCCCATGTGACTAGACGCATGGAGGGTGGCCtccatcttctccttttatctTGAACACCACGTGGAGGTCACATGCTGGATGATAATTGGCTGATAGTTTTCTTTCTATCATTTGTCCCCCTCGCCCTTCAAGCATGCTTCAAGGGCTCTCATAAGAGGGATTATAAGTTTAAAGTCTAGTTCATTTGGCACGTTAAGCTTATGCTTATTTGATTGATCATCTAACTCCGCACATTAGGTAGATGCTGATAGGGTTAGCGGGCACTTGACTCATGTCTTGAATCGATGACCTTCGTCCATTAACAAGGTTGCTTCTTGCCAACAAGCCCTCTTCGATAACAGATCAATCCTTATCAACTTGAATCCGACCCTCCTTTGGGCATGGAGGTCAACAATGATGAGGTCGGTTTCTCAACCTCCATGGCTCGATAAAGACAACAAACGAGAGGTGCAAGCACTACTAGTGACAATCTATCACCGACTTACCCCTTCCATCACCAAAGGACCCACCTTAGGCAGAGGGGGCCCATTTCTTCCTGACCTCCATGTCTTGGGTGACGGTCTATTATTGACCTACCACTCTTTTTCTACTCACTGTCAAGATGAGCTATAAGTGGTGCGAGGTGGGTTCCTTTGCTCACTAGGGGGAAAGGGTTCTAGTTTCTCGACCTGGTGATGGTCCATCGCAAACCCGCCCCTCTTCTTCTGCTCATCGTCAAGGTAGGTTACGAGAGGAGTTGATGTGGGTCATAGGTGGTGTCGAGGTAGTCTCCTTCTCTGTTCGTCATGGAGTGAGTCAAGTTTCCTGACCTCCATACCTTGGGCTACGGGTGGTGTCAAGGTTGTCTCCTCCTCTATTCATCGCGAGGAGGGGGTCAGGTTTTCTAATTTCCATGCCTCAAGTGGAAGAGGGGGTTGTGTTTCCTGATCTAACGACAATCTATCATTGACCTGCCCCTCTTCTTTTGCTTGTCGTCAAGGTAGGCTGCATGAGGAGCTGAGATGGTTTCCTCCTCTATTCGTCACAGAGGAGGGGGTTAGGTTTCTTGATGCGGCGGTGGTCCATTATCGACCTGCCCTTCTTCTTCTACTCGTTATTGAGGCGGTCTCCTCCTCTGTTCATCGTAGAGGAGAATGTTGGATTTTCTGACCTCCACACCTCAGGTACATCTTGTCATATGCCTTTGACCGTAGTAAGTTTCTTATTACGTGGGTCAAGTTTTTTTGACTTACACTCATCGAGCACATTTTATTTTGTGCCTCCCGTTATAGTAGGTTTCTTCTTACAAGGGTCGGGTTTTCTAACTCGCATGCCTCAGACACATTTTATCTTATGCCTTCCACTATGActcaggattttttttttatatcggtcgggttttcctaactcacacATCTCAATCACATTTTGTCATGCACCTCCCGTTGTAGTAGGTTTCTTCTTACACAGATCGAGTTTTCTAACTCACATGCCTCAGACATATTTTGTCTTGTGCGTCCCACTATGATGGGTTTTTTCTTACATCAATCgggttttcttgactcatgcGCCTCAAACATATTTTATTTTGTGCTTCCCCTCCATGACAGATTTCTTATTACACAGCTTGAGTCTTTTTTACTCATATGCCTCgagcatattttgtcttatgtCTCTTGTTGTAATACGTTTCTTATTACATGGATCAATCACTCTCTCTCATTCTATAATCAAGACTAATGTCCTTTCAGAGGCAATTCCCAAAAGACATCGATAACAAAAGAATTTAAAATCTATCATGTTGGAGGAATGTCTTCGAAATCCGCCATGATGGAAAGAGGACCCAAAATTTGCCATGATGGTTTAAGGACTCCGAAATCTGTCATAgtagatgaaacatttcaaaatCTACCATAAAGGAAAGAACTTCAAAATCTACCATAGTTGAGGAAGAACTTAAAAATCTACCATGATGAAAGATCCAAAATCTACTACGGTAAAGAGAAACCTCAAAGTCTGCCATGACGAAAGTGTAGAGCCAAATGTACTCGAGGCGTGTGAATTAGGAAATAAGACCCGCACCAAGATAAATCTACTTCGACATAGTAGGATCGAATGTGCCCAAGATGTGTGTCGAAAAACCTaacttaagccaagataaaactatTACAA belongs to Musa acuminata AAA Group cultivar baxijiao chromosome BXJ1-11, Cavendish_Baxijiao_AAA, whole genome shotgun sequence and includes:
- the LOC135597611 gene encoding AT-hook motif nuclear-localized protein 20-like, whose translation is MPSKAPEVFAQADDEDDRHNDDDPREGAVEVGSRRPRGRPPGSKNKPKPPIFITRDSPNVLRSHVMEVAGGADVAECIAQFARRRQCGVSVLSGVGTVANVTLRQPAAPGAVVTMHGRFEILSLTGTFLPGPALPGSTGLTVYLAGEQCQVLGGSVVGSLLATGPVMVVATTFGNATYERLPLEGEEEVEEEETGGGGGLLDPSLLSMYNLPPNLIPDGGQLAHDAIARAHARRPPY